In the bacterium SCSIO 12741 genome, AAAATGCTGAAAGAGGATTAAGTCAGGGAGTGCCATCTTTCAAATGGTCCTGAACAAAGGACGAATCGCTTAGGCTCATTAAAAATGCCATCAAATCTTGTTTCTCACCCTCTGTGAGATGAAGTCCCCGAGTAGAATCTCCGCGATGAACCATGCCTTCTTCGGAATAAAAATCGAGCACCTCTTCCAGGGTCCAAAAACGACCATCGTGAAAATAGGGAGCCGAGTATCTCAGATTTCTGAGGGTAGGCACCTTAAACAAACCACGATCAGATTCTTCGAGCGTAACGCGCATTCTACCTGAATCCTGCCCCGCTCGATACAGACCATTCGTTTCAAAATTGTGGTTGGTAAAAAACAACCCCGTGTGGCAATTGGAACACTGGAGGCGATCACTCTCGAAAAGCTCAAGTCCCTTTAAGGCCGACTCACTAAGCCCTTCTGTTTTCCCGGAATTTAGGTATTGATCGTAAGGAGAATTGCCTGACAACAAGGTGCGCTCATAGGCCGCCATGGCCATAAGTATCAACTTGGGTTCAAGCGGTTTTCCAAAAGCATTTTCAAACAAGCCGGCATAGGTAGAATCCTCACGAATTCGCTCCGTGGCGTGAATCAAATTGAAGTCAAACTCATTGTGATCATCAAAAGGCAACATTCCCTGGTTTTCGAGATTTTTAGGTCCCCCGTCAAACATGAAGGCTTCGAGATAGGCCGCATTCGAAAGTGTGGGAGCATTGCGAATACCTATTCTATCCTCTACACCAGGATTGATGGCCACACCACCGGTAAAAGCCAAAGCAGGCTGGTGGCATGTACCACAGGACAATTCCTGAGTTCGACTCAATTGCTTCTCAAAAAACAACCGTTTTCCCAACTCCACTTTATTGGGATGCATAGGATTAGATGCCGGAATATCCGGCTGAGGGAAACCTTCCGGTAATTTCAATTCCCAACCAGAATCGGTTCGGGTAAGATTGGGGTGAGTAAGGTCATCTCGTTGACATCCGAGAATGGGGATTAAAAGGAGTAAAAGGGCGAAGTTTCGCATTAATCTTCTGTATATCGGGAGAACTTTAAAGAATGCGTCAAGTTCTCTTGAAATTGAATCGAAATTTTCTTCTTTTCTGCATTTTGAGTGTGGCTTTTCCCTTCTTCCGTGGCCATATCCAGACCAGAAAAAGTCCTTAAGACATCCTGTTCAAAATAAAGATGATAGGTTTTACCTGGCTCAAAGTTAATGGGATCTTTTAAGTCAAATCTGTTCGTTCGATACAGGTCGCTGTATCCTGAGTGGATATAAAAATGTTCTACCAAATCTCCGTTACCCACTGAATCAATGTTTCCATTAATGGTCGCAAAAATGTACTTACTCTTCCAGGGCCATCCCATATTGGTATAGGCAATGCTCAAGGGATGATCTGACGGATAGTCCATGTGATTGTAGGCTTCATTCAATTCAGGATCGACGCCAAATCCCATGAACAACTCCTGATAAGTTCCCGGCATCACAAATCCTTCAATAGTTCTGTCCCAAGTGGGTTGCGTGGGTGAAATGGGCGGGAAAGTGTTGTGATCAATGAGCTCCGTTTTAGTCACTTGATGCTCCTTATTTTCAGAATTAATAAGATTCACATTGGCTACATAAAATCGGAAATCAGACACTTTAAAATCCCGGTTCAAACTGTCTTGATAGACTTTCTCCAATTCAAAGGCTTGCCCCTTGACCTTAGGTTCTACATGAATTTTGACAATGACCATATTGGGATCAATATCCCCAGTATCCATAGCATATTCACAAGGACCATAACGGGAAGCTGATGGATTGAAATTCTCAGCCGCCGGATCGAGGCAACCTTCCTCACCTCTGTTACATCCAGCCCAAGTCAGGCTAATTAAAAGAATGGCTAAAATGGGTGTAATCTTTTTCATCAGGTTGTGATTTTAGGGAGTGCATGACCAAGAGACCTCAACAATTAGTTAATCACGTTGAAAATCAAACACTAAAGTCTATAAGAATAAACCTCAGATTACGGGAGAGGTTTGTTCAGAAATAAAATACTTTACCTGAAGATGCTCAAAAATTGAGCTCAAATTACTCCACCGTGTAGCGGGAAAAGGTAAGTGACTGAGCCAGGTTCTCCTGAATTTTGATGGAGATTTCCTTCTTTTCAGCATTTTGAGTATGACTGCGTCCATCCTCAGTAGCCATATCTAAGCCAGAGTATACCCGAAGAATATCTTGGGTAAAATACAGGTGATAGGTTTTTCCCACTTCAAATGTAATTGGAGTACCCAGATCAAAGGAATTGAACTTGTAAAGATCACTATACCCGGTATGGATGTAGTAAGCACGATCGGTGCCACCATTTCCAATTGAGTCTATATCTCCTTCGATAACTGCAAAACGGTACTTATCCTTCCAGCTCCAGCCCATTCCATTGTAAGTGGTGTTGAGTGGATGATCTGTTGGATAATCCAAAGGACGGTATTCTTCATTGAGTTCAGCATCAACTCCAAAACCCATGTACAATTCCTTGTACGTACCCTTGGTTACTCTACCTTCAATGGTTTTGTCCCAAGTAGGAGAACCTGCAGGAACAGGCGGAAATGTATTGTGATCAATGAGTTCGGTCTTGGTTACCTGACGTTTGTTTCGATCGGAATCAATTAAGCGAACATTAGCCACATAGAAACGGAAACTGGATGACTTGAAATTTCGATTCAAGCTATCTTGAAATACCGTTTCAAGTACAAAGGGTGATCCCTTCACAAGCGGTTCAATGTGGATTTTTACATCAATCAGATTGGGATCAACTGTTCCCGTATCGGTAGCATATTCACAAGGACCGTATCTCGACGCCAATGGGTCATAATTTTCGGCGGCAGGATCTAAACATCCTTCCTTTCCCTTTTCGCAGCTGACCCACACAAGGCTTGCGAGGAGAAGAACCGACAACTGTTTTAACTTTCTCATAGCGCTGTTTTTCTTACTTAAAGACCTGGCTTGTATTAGCCATGATCGCGTTGGAGGTTGCGTCCGTGGAGTGCGAGGTCGGATTGGCTACTATGTCCACCCCATTCAAAAACATTCCACAATCCATTACAATCTCCATCTGTGTGGTATTACCCACTTCAATGGTAAAAGGTTTGTCCCAAAATACCAATTGCTGGTAATATTGATCCGCACCTATATGGTATTCAAAATCTAAATCAGGAATCTGATCACCATCTGAATCAAACTTTCCTTCCAACTTGATAAACTGGTACATGGCTCTCCACCCCCAGTGCATATTCGGATCTTGAAATCCAAGGGGATGTCCTTGTTCAAAATCTACTGGCTGTTTCGTATTGTTGGTCAAGGAATCTACCCCAAAAGAAAAGTAGGTGGCCACATAAGCTCCCGGATCCATTTTTCCAATGGAGTAAGTCTTGTTATCCGGATTAACCAACAGGTAAACATCGGAAAGGTCATGCTTAGGCGAATGAGTACTATCGGCCCATCCATTGATTCCAGAGGCGTAGAACTGAACCCTTGAAAAAGAAACATATTTCTGGTCAACCGTTTGGAATGTTTTGTTGTATTCCAGGGCCTGACCATTGACCTGAAAATCAAAAGCCAACTCTAAGTCTCCTTGCGTCGGGTAAGTACATGAGCCATCATCTTCTGTAGCCCAACTCACATAGTTTTCTGCTTTAGAATCGGTACATCCTGCGAGAATACAGGTTCCATCATCTTCCGTAGCCTCAGCTGAAAAATTACGAGCTCTACTGTCTGTACATCCCTTTTTGCTGCAGGAAGTTAAGGCCAAAGCCACCCCAATAACTCCTATTATCCATGCTATCTTCATCCTGATACAAGATTACAACATAACCTAATTAAAAATACGTACAAACATCTGAATGGATGCCTGCATTTGAATGAAAGGCGTTAAAAAATCAGAAGATCTCGAGCAACTCGCTTAGGCACCCAATTTCCCAATCGGGTTGTTCATTGTGCTGCTCTTCCAGTGGATTGAAATAAACCTGGCTAATACCGGCGCCACGGGCTCCAACTATATCAGCAGTAAGGTCATCTCCGATCATAACAGACTGACTGGCTTCGGCACCTGAGCTTTTTAAGGCAAATTCGAAAATGCGCTGGTCGGGCTTCTTACATCCGGCCATTTCCGAAGTGATTACTTCGCCGAAATAATGGGAAAGTCCCGAGTTTTCGAGCTTCACTTTTTGCACTTCTTCGAAGCCATTGGTAATGATGTGTAATTCGTATTTGGGCTTTAGGTAGTCTAACACAGGAAATGCATGATCCAACAGGTTGGTTTTCTTCGGACTATGTTCGATGTAGTAGTCACCTATTTCACCTGCCAGTGTTTCGTTTCGTACGCCCAGTTTGCCCAAAGCCTGACCAAAACGACCATAGCGTAATTCCTCCTTGCTCAACTGATTGATTCGGTACAAATGCCACATGTATTCATTCACCTCTTCGTAAGTATGAATAAAGGTCATTGGATCACTCACCCCAGCTTCTTTGAGGTTGAAGACCTGATAGATTTCATCTAAGGTTTCTCTGGAATTGCTTCGAAAATCCCAAAGAGTGCGATCTAAATCAAAGAATAAGTGGCGTATGGGCATGCTGTGGTGCTAATTATAAATGTTAAGGCTCAATCTAAAATTTTCAAAATCTACTTTGAGCTCAAAGAGCGGTCGCCGCAGGTAATCTTGAAACGTCAGGGTCAATCTTTTGTATTCAGACAAAAAAATCCTTTAGCCACACCGAAAATGCGGTTAAAATGAAGGACCAAACAACAATAGAACTGAGCAAATAATAGATGGTCAACGGATTAGACCTAAAGTATCGTGCGGTTACCAGACACACTATGGGAATAGACCCCACGCCAAGGATGATCGCCATTCCCGTGACACCGAAGCTATTTTTTAGCCAGATGATAAATCGGTTTTTACGGGAAAATGTTTTCTGTTTGGGTTTATAGTGGACGGCAATCCAGTCGAAGATTAAACTACCTCCATAGTAAAACACCAGCGTACCTAACCAACCACCGGCAATGGAGATAAGGATCGTTTGCCAAAAATTATACTCCCCCATAAAATAGGTAGTGGACGGAGCAAACAAAAACTTGACCGATGTCCACAGAATATAAAAGGTTAACTTTCCAGCTTCTTCCAACATAGACTTTACAAAATTAAGGTTTCCCGAGGGGATTGATCCCAGTGATCGTCTAATTTTAACGGGATTTATCAAGGGTTTGGGCTGTTTTCAATGCCGCAATTTGATTACATTTAAGAAAGCAAAACGAGCAATAAGGAATGACTGAGACATGGGCTATATTATCTTCCAAGCAGCTGATTGATGGAAAGTTAATCACTGGCGAATCCAATGAGACTTTGACGGTAACTGAGAAGTTTAGCGGACATGAAATGGCCAAGATTCAACTGACCAATTCACAGCAGGTAGAAGAAGCGATTCAATCTTCTGAAAAAGCCTTTCAGGAATTTTCCTTCTGGTCTGCCGGCGAACGCAGCGAAGCTTTGGAAAAACTGGAGCAACTGTTGGAGCAAAACGAGGAAGAATTTGCCCGACTCATTTGCCTTGAAGCCGGAAAACCCATTTCCTACGCCAGAACAGAAGTAGCTCGCTGCCGTGACACCTTAAAAACTGCTGCACGGGAGGCCCTGGTATTTACCGGTGAAACGGTTCCTATGGATTACCTAAATGGCACCGGAAAAACAGCCTGGACTCGTCGAATGCCTTTGGGTCCGGTAACAGCAATATCTCCCTTCAACTTTCCATTAAACCTGGCCATGCATAAGATCGCGCCGGCCATTGCCTGTGGTTGTACCCTGGTCTTAAAACCGGCTCCTCAAGCTCCACTATCCTGCCTGGCATTTGCTAAGTTGGTTCAGGAATCCGGTGTTCTTCCAGATGGGGTGCTTAATGTGCTCGTTTGTTCTAATGAAGATGCAGAAACCCTGGTTCGAGACGAAAGAATGAAAATGCTGTCATTTACCGGAAGTTCGCAAGTAGGTTGGTACCTCAAAAGCATTTGTGGCCGCAAAAAAACAGCCTTAGAACTTGGAGGCAATGCTGCGGTTATCGTTGATCAAAGTGCCGATCTGGAAGCTGCCGCACGCCAAATAGCTGGCGGTGCCTATCTCTACTCAGGGCAAATTTGCATCTCAACTCAACGCATTTTCGTTCACCATGAAGTCGTAAAAAGCTTTACCTCCCTTCTCGTTGATCAAATCGAAAAAGTGAAATCCGGCGACCCGATGGATGAAACGGTGATCAATGGTCCGGTAATACAGGACATTCATTTGGATCGTATCCACCAATGGGTTAATGAAGCTGTTGAACAGGGAGCTCAAGTGCTGACCGGCGGAAAAATTCTGAGTCAGGAACAAAAGATCTACGCTCCCAC is a window encoding:
- a CDS encoding c-type cytochrome; amino-acid sequence: MRNFALLLLLIPILGCQRDDLTHPNLTRTDSGWELKLPEGFPQPDIPASNPMHPNKVELGKRLFFEKQLSRTQELSCGTCHQPALAFTGGVAINPGVEDRIGIRNAPTLSNAAYLEAFMFDGGPKNLENQGMLPFDDHNEFDFNLIHATERIREDSTYAGLFENAFGKPLEPKLILMAMAAYERTLLSGNSPYDQYLNSGKTEGLSESALKGLELFESDRLQCSNCHTGLFFTNHNFETNGLYRAGQDSGRMRVTLEESDRGLFKVPTLRNLRYSAPYFHDGRFWTLEEVLDFYSEEGMVHRGDSTRGLHLTEGEKQDLMAFLMSLSDSSFVQDHLKDGTP
- a CDS encoding YjjG family noncanonical pyrimidine nucleotidase, coding for MPIRHLFFDLDRTLWDFRSNSRETLDEIYQVFNLKEAGVSDPMTFIHTYEEVNEYMWHLYRINQLSKEELRYGRFGQALGKLGVRNETLAGEIGDYYIEHSPKKTNLLDHAFPVLDYLKPKYELHIITNGFEEVQKVKLENSGLSHYFGEVITSEMAGCKKPDQRIFEFALKSSGAEASQSVMIGDDLTADIVGARGAGISQVYFNPLEEQHNEQPDWEIGCLSELLEIF
- a CDS encoding aldehyde dehydrogenase family protein, which encodes MTETWAILSSKQLIDGKLITGESNETLTVTEKFSGHEMAKIQLTNSQQVEEAIQSSEKAFQEFSFWSAGERSEALEKLEQLLEQNEEEFARLICLEAGKPISYARTEVARCRDTLKTAAREALVFTGETVPMDYLNGTGKTAWTRRMPLGPVTAISPFNFPLNLAMHKIAPAIACGCTLVLKPAPQAPLSCLAFAKLVQESGVLPDGVLNVLVCSNEDAETLVRDERMKMLSFTGSSQVGWYLKSICGRKKTALELGGNAAVIVDQSADLEAAARQIAGGAYLYSGQICISTQRIFVHHEVVKSFTSLLVDQIEKVKSGDPMDETVINGPVIQDIHLDRIHQWVNEAVEQGAQVLTGGKILSQEQKIYAPTLLSQVNRSMKVCSEEVFGPVATLQTFTSMEEAIDEVNDSIYGLQAGVFTQNLNHLDLLHRNLDVGGIMINNVPGFRIDSMPYGGVKQSGLGREGVRYTMREMTEPRLMVL